One Mus musculus strain C57BL/6J chromosome X, GRCm38.p6 C57BL/6J DNA window includes the following coding sequences:
- the Zrsr2 gene encoding U2 small nuclear ribonucleoprotein auxiliary factor 35 kDa subunit-related protein 2 isoform 2 (isoform 2 is encoded by transcript variant 2) has product METAGATADATAGPQKLSRKKYLALRKKERRKRRRQALARLREAELAQKEEEEDPLAEEKRLEEERLLEEERQRLHEEWLLREEKAQEEFRAKKKKEEEARKRKEELERKLKAEWEEQQRKEREEEEQKRQEKREREVTSVIGG; this is encoded by the exons ATGGAAACGGCGGGGGCTACGGCGGACGCTACGGCGGGGCCGCAGAAACTGAG CCGTAAGAAGTACTTGGCCCTCCGGAAGAAGGAGAGACGTAAGAGGCGACGGCAGGCGCTCGCTCGGCTCAGAGAGGCAG AATTGGcacagaaagaggaggaagaagatccTCTTGCTGAAGAAAAACGACTAGAAGAAGAAAGGTTGTTAGAGGAAGAGAG GCAGAGACTGCATGAAGAATGGTTACTGAgggaagaaaaggcacaagaagaaTTCagggcaaagaagaaaaaagaagaggaagctcGAAAACGGAAGGAAGAACTAGAG AGAAAGTTAAAGGCAGAATGGGAAGAACAGCAGAGAAAAGAGcgagaggaagaggagcagaaacgacaagagaagagagaaagagaggtgacTTCTGTCATAGGAGGATAG